The genomic segment ATATTTTTGTGTTATAATATCCAAAAATTTGTAAAGAAGATGTAAATATGCAATACAGTAGGACTAAAATACTTTTTGGAGAAGATGCTTTTAAAAAGTTTCAAGATACAAAAATAATACTTTTTGGAGTTGGTGGAATAGGAAGCTTTGCCCTAGATGCTTTGTATAACACAGGCGTTACAAATATCACAATAGTTGATTTTGATGAATATGAAGCTTCAAATCAAAATAGACAATTAGGAAGTCATGGGAATATTGGAAGAAAAAAGGTTGAAGTTTTAAAAGAAAGATATCCAAATGTAACACCAATTTGTGTCAAAATAACACCTGAATGGATTGATAATTTTGATTTTTCATCTTATGATTATATTTTAGATGCAATAGACGATGTAAAACCAAAAGTTCATCTTATAAAAAAACACTTCACAAAAATAATAAGCACAGGAGGAGGAGCAAAAAGAATTGATCCTTTACAAATAAAATATAGTTCTATTTGGGAAACTTACAATGATAAATTTATTAAAAAAGTAAGAGAAGAGCTAAAAAAACAAGGTTTTAAAAAGAAATTTAAAGTTATATATTCAAGTGAAGCTCCTCTTTGTATAGACAAAGGTAGTTTTGAAGGAGTAACTGCAAGTTTTGGGCTTATGATGGCATCTGTGACTATTCAAAAAATTGTAAAAAAGCTAAGTTTAGTTAAAGATAGTCAAAGTTAAAAAGATATATAATAATTGACTTTACACTAAAAAAGGATTTTCATGAGCGGTATTGGTGGTAGTGTTGAACAAATGACACAGGGACATTTACGAAATGTTCAACAGTTAGCAGTATTTTACACTGGTCATAATAATATTTATGCAATAAACATAGCTAAAGTTAAAGCTTTTATAATAACTGAAGAGGTTGCTATAAATGATACTCCAAAAGATACAAATATAATTGCAGGAATTGCTACAATAAGAGGGGAACCAGTTACTTTAATAAATCTTGATGCATGGTTAGGGCTTAAACCATTTGATACTCAAGACTATAAGCTTATTATTTTTTGTGAATTTAATCATAAAAAAATAGGTTTTTTAGTAAAAGATATGCTTGATATTGTTGAAAAAACAACTCAAGAGTTAAGACATACAGAAGAAACAAACTCAAAAATAACTTACACAACATATGTAAAAGTGAACAACAAAGATGAGCTTTGTACAGTTTTTAATGCTGAGCAACTTTTAAGAGATATTAAGTGGACGGATGATGGTGGAAGAGATATTAAAAAATATGTTGAGGGGAAAATCCACTCTTCTAAAAAGATACTTGCAGCTGAAGATTCAGCAGTTGCAAGAGAAGTTTTACACAAATTTTTTAGTCAAATAGAAGTTGAGTATGAAATATATCCAAATGGTGGAGAGCTTATAGATAGAATCGAAGAGCTTGATCCTGAAAAAATAGGTTTGGTAATAACAGATATAGAAATGCCAGGAACTGATGGATATCAGGTTGCCTCTTTTATAAAAAGTAATAGTAAATATGAGCATATTCCAGTTGTTGTAAATTCTTCAATGACAACAGATGCAGTAAAAGGTAAAATGACTCAAATAGGAATAGATGGATTTGTTGGAAAAACTGATATTAATGCATTATACACTATTACAAACAAACTTCTTATTAGATAATCAAAACTCTATCAAAAAAAGCTAGAATTTCTAGCTTTTTTATTATTTAATTAAAAACTATACTTTATATTAACATATCCATATCTCCCTGGATCATTAAATAGTATTTGTTCACCACCAACTTCAACATATCTAACATCTTGATAAGTATTTGTAGAGTTATAAACTTTATCAAAAAGATTATCAACTCCTAAAGTTAGTTCAAAATGTTTAAATAACTCTTGAGTATATTTTAAGTTTGTAACAGCATATCCAGCTATTTCTTGCTCTTTTGCACTATTATCAAATTTACTCCATTTATCAACTGCTACAACTTCTGCTTTAAATTTAGATTTTTCATATTCATAACTTAAACCCAAATTTGCTTTTAAAGGCGGAATTTCAGCTAAATCTTTATCTTCAAAGTTTCCATCTTTTTTACCTCTTTGGTAAGCAACTCCATAATCAAAGGCAAAATTATCTGTAAAATAGTAGTGACCACTTATATCAAATCCATAAATTTTTGCATCAATATTTTGAAATTGTGTTCTATTAGTTCCAATTGTACTATTATAGATATAATCTTTTAAAACAGAGTAGAAAATTTTTGGTTTTATATAAAAATTACCAATAGTTTTTTCAAACCCTAAATCTACTTCATAGTTTTTTGTTTGATCTAAATTTGGATTTGAAGTAGCATTTGTTACACCAGTTGCTCCTAATTGATAAAGTTCTCTAGCATCTGGAACTCTTGAAGATTTACCAACTCCTGCAAAAACTTTACTTTGCTCATCAAAATTATAAGCTGTGAAAATATATCCATTTAAGCTATTATATTTTTTATCATCTACATTTGGTCTTTGCGTATCTATATTTGTATTGTCATATCTTAAACCAGCTTCTAAATCTAAGTTTCCAAAAGATTTTTCAACTTTTGTAAAAATTGCTTTGTTTGTAGTATCAGTATCATACATTCTATTCATTGTAGCATTTGGAGTAACTACACCTGTAGCTATGATTGTAGAGTGCATTTGACCTCTCCAGTTTCTAACACTTGTATCAAGCCCAACTGTTACTAAAGAATCTGCAACTTCTAAAGAGTTTTTAACTGTTGTTCCCCAAATAGAAGTTTTTAAATGGTTTGTCATGTATGAAGTTCCATTTCCATTTCTTAGTTTCCCACTCATAGGATGATCAACTTTTGAGTAGTAGTAATCTAAATCTAGCTGTTTTGAAAAAGCACCTAAATCTCTTATTGTATAACCTAGTGTATAAATATCACTATCATCCCAATCAGCATCCATTGGACCAGCTGGATATAAAATACCATCACTTCTATTTGCAGTGTAAGATAGTCTTAAATCTTGATCATCTGTAATATTAAATTGAAGTTTTGTTAAAACACTATTTTTTTCAAATGCATCACTGTTACTACCTCTATATTGAGTTGCAAGAGGAACTCCTCTTTTTCTTTGTTGTTCTAAAAAGTTATCACCATTTCCATCTTTATATGCTTTGCTCTCTTCTGTTGAAGCTGATATTAATGCTTTTACTTTGTCATTTCCACCTTCAATTGTTGCACTTGCTTTTTTATAGTTAAAACTTCCAGCATTTAAATTTAATTCACCATGAAATCCCTCTTTTGGATCTTTTGTTTCAACTTTTACAAGACCACTTAGAGTTCCAAAATTTTCAACATCAAAAGGTCCTTCTATAATCTTTACACTTTTAATATTATTTGTAACCACATGAGAAGTTGGTGGATCCATTCTATTTGGACAAGCTCCATATATTTTTGCATTATCTATTAAGATATTAATATTATCTTTTTTTTGACCTCGTAAAATAATATCATTTGCAATTCCATTTCTTCTTACAACTGAAATGTTAGCAGAGTTTTTAGTTAAAGCTTCAGCTAAATCAGCACTTTTTAGCTCTTCACTATTTATATCTTTTATAAGTTTTGAGTTTGATTTTTCTACTATAGTTATCTCGTTTAAAGTTGTTGCTTCATTTGCATTTAAAACTGTAGCAACAACAAATGATAATAGAGTAATTTTTTTTACATTCATAATTTTTCCCTTTTTAAAAATTTTAGAAGTATTGCAAAGATGTGTTAATTTTTTATTAATTATTTATAAATTTTGCAAAGCTTTGATATAATCGTATTTCATTACAAATTAATTAGAAAAAAAGGTTTAAAATGCAGATTATTATTACAATTTCACTTTTACTTATAATTGCTACAGTTATTATTTATAAAGTAAATGATAAATTTGAAAAAAGAGAGTTTATTATATTTTTAGCAACGATTTTTTTGGCAACAATTGCCTTTTTATATTATGAAAATAAACAAGAAAATTATCTTCCAAATATGTTTATTGAAAAATATGAGCAAGAGTACAAAACTACAATAAAAAGCTTAGATTACGAGCTTCTAAATAATAAAGTTGTAAGTAGTAAAGATAAATTTGTATATAAATTTATCTACACAGTTTTAAAAGAAGAGAATGAATTTTTATGTACTCTAAGCAATGTTGAAATTAATAAAATAAAAAATGAGTATATTTTTGTAAACTTTAATAGTTTAAAAGAGGAGTGCTTTAAAAAGTGAAAAAAGCAACAAAAGATGATATAAATATTATAAAAGAAGCATTTATAGAGCATTATAGTGATGCTGTTACAGAGCTTAATTATAAAAATGATTATGAACTTTTAATTGCTATAATTTTATCTGCTCAATGCACAGATAAAAGAGTAAATATAATAACTCCAGCTTTGTTTGAAAAATATCCAACGGTTTTTGACCTAAGCCTTGCAAATCTTGATGATGTAAAAAAACTTATAAATTCTTGTTCATTTTTTAATAATAAAGCTCAAAATATTATTAAAATGGCAAGAAGTGTTATTGAAAATTATGGTGGAAATATTCCACATGATCAAAAAGAGCTTATGAAACTTGCAGGTGTAGGAAATAAAACAGCAAATGTTTTTATGATTGAATATAAGCAAGAGAATCTTATGGCTGTTGATACACATGTTTTTAGAGTTTCTCATAGATTGGGACTTAGTGATGCAAAAAATGTAGAAAAAACTGAAGCTGATTTAGTAAAAAAACTAAAAGGTGATGATTTACATATTTTTCATCAAGCTATGGTTTTGTTTGGAAGATATATTTGTAAGGCAATTAAACCAGAGTGTGATAAATGCTACTTCCCAGAAGTTTGTAAAACAAAAAGTAGTTTTAAGCCTAGCTAAATTATAAAATCTAAATATATTTTGCAAAACTTTGATACACTTCGCCTTATGAATAAAGAAGATTTTTTTATAAAACAAATATCAAATAGCAAATACAATGGTGATGATGGAGCATTTATAGATGGGTATGTTTACTCACAAGATGCTTTCTTTGAAAATGTGCACTTCAAAAAAGATTGGATAGATAAAAATTTTATTAGCCTAAAGCAAATAGCTTATAAGTCAATGCTTGTGAATATTTCAGATGCAATAGCTATGAATGCAAAACCAAAATATGCACTTATTTCAATAGCAATTCCAAAAAGTTATACAAATAAAGATTTAGAAGAGCTTGCAAGTGGTTTTAAAAAAGCTGCAAGTGATTTTGATTTTGAAATTATTGGTGGGGATACTATTGAAAATTCAAAACTAGATATTAGTATAACAATAGTTTCAAAGACAAAAAATCCTATTTTCAGAAATGGTGTAAAAGAGGGTGATTATCTTTGTTATACTGGGAAACTTGGTTCTTGTAAAAGAGATTTAGAGACTCTTTTATCTGGAAAAAAGATAAAAAAGTCTTCAAAATTTATAAAACCAACTTTAAGATCAGATTTTTTTTATGAAGCATCAAAATATATAAATGCTTCAATGGATATTTCAGATGGTCTTTTTTTAGATTTAGAAAAACTTTCAAACTCTTCAAATGTTGGATTTGAATTTTTTAAAGAGATAAAAGAAGAAGTTGGAATTTCAGGTGAAGAGTATGAAATACTTTTTTCTTGTAATCAAAAAAATTTAAAAAAGATAGGAAATATTGCAAAAAAATATGAAATAAAATTAAATATTTTTGCAAAAGCAGTAATAGGAAGCTACAAAAGTAGTTTTTCAAACCATCATTTTAAAGATTAAAAAAAATATAAAACTTAATAAAAGGATAATAATTGAAAGCACAAAGATTTCTAAATCACTCACAAATTGATGTATATTTTAAGCAAAGTAAAGATGATTTTGTCGTAAATGAAGTACCACTTTATGATTTTAGTAATGAAGGTGAACACCTTATTTTAAAACTTAGAAAAAAAGATTTAGCTACTTGGGATGCCATAGAAATTTTGGCAAATTATTTAAAATGTAGTACTAGAGAGTTTGGATATGCTGGACTTAAAGATAAAAATGCAATGACAGTTCAACATATTTCTGTACATAGAAAATATGAAGATGCTTTGAAAAGTTTTACTCATGAAAATATTAAGATTCTTGAAACAACTTATCACAATAATAAGATAAAAATAGGGCATTTAAAAGGAAACAACTTTTTTATAAGATTAAAAAGAGTTGGACTTGTTGAAAAACAAAAAATAGAAGAGGCATTTTCGAAAATTGCAGTTTTTGGAATGCCAAACTATTTTGGCTTCCAAAGATTCGGAATAGATGGAGAGAATTATAAAAAAGGAAAAGAGATAGTTGAAGGAACTTTAAAAGAGAGAAATAGAAATTTAAAGCAGATGTTTATAAATGCTTATCAAAGTTATCTTTTTAATTCATGGTTATCAAAAAGAATAGAAATATCAAAGTTAATTGAAGCTTTTGAGCCAAAAGAGATTTGTGAAAAACTAAATTTTCCACTTGATGAGGTAAAAAGAGCTAAAAAACAACCACATCCTTTTAAAATATTAACTGGTGATTTATTAAGCCATTATCCATTTGGAAAGATTTTTATAATTGATGATTTAGAAACTGAAAGTCAAAAATTCTTTGAAAAAGATAGAGTTCCAACAGGTCTTTTATCTGGAAAAAGAGTAAAAAGATCAGAAGGTCTTGCATATGATATTGAAAAAGATTTTGAAGTACAAATGAATGAAGATGGAGCTAGAAGATTTGCTTTTGTTTTTCCAGAAAATTTGCAAAGTAATTATAAAGAGGACAAAAATCATATGGAACTCAGTTTTTATCTTCCAAAAGGTTCGTATGCTACGGAGTTAATAGCGGAGATTTTACACTAATTTTTTAAGTGCTTTTTTGCTAGTATCAAGTTTAAACTACACAAGGGGAATAAAAATGAGATACGAGGAACTGATTACGGAGCTGTGTGAGGTTATCAAAGAGACAGAAAATGATGCAGAAGGAATTTTTGATAATGCTGATGAAATCTCAAAGATTATAGATAATATTAAAATTCCAATTCATAAAAGGGAAAAGCTTAAAGATTTGTTATCAAATATCTATGGACTTTTACAAAGACAAGATTTGCATAGACAAAAAATTGAGAGAGTTGTAAATTTTGTTTGTGACAAAAATGATATAGATAAAGCTCAATATAACTTAGCACCAAGTGCAAAAATAATAGATGCTACAGAAGATTCTCTAAGTGAAGATGAGTTAGCAGCCTTAATACAAAGTATGCAAAATAACTAAAAAAGCTTATGCTTTTTTAGTTTTATTAGCTTTTTTTACTAAACTTAATATCATCTAAACTTTTAAATATTTCAGTTGTACACTTTTCAGCTGCACTTGCTTTTATATTTAAAATTTCTGGTTTATCAGCATTTGAGTTTGATATTACTAAGTCTTGAAGATTTTTATAAAATGTTGTATCTAATACTTTTATATTTTCTAAAAGTTTTTTATCTAATATTTTACTTGCATTATCGTTTGAATTTAACCAATCTTTTATAGAGTTATCATCAATAACATTAAAGTTTTTATAATCTCCTAGTTTTGAGTAAACTTCATCTTTTTTCTTTAAAAGATTTGTTTTTAGCAAAGCAGTATCATATACTAAATCAACATTATCAACTTTATCTAAACTATCTTTTATAAATGATGTTCTTGAAGAAGCAGTTACTAAATAATTTGATGTATAAGCAATAGAAGTTGCCATATTAGATATTTGCTCAGCTACTTGAGCATTTTTTTGTGTTGAAGCATCTAAAGAGCTAATTGCATCATTGATTTGTAAAATACCACTTTCTTGCTCTTTTGAAGCAGTTGCAACATTCTCTATAGTTACTAAAGTATTTGAAATACTACTATTTAACTCAGAGTAACCATCTATCATATTATTTGCAATACTTTTTCCATTGTTTGCTTTTGAACTTGCTTTTTCAACTATATCTTTTATCTCTTTTGCAGCTTGAGCACTTCTATTTGCCAAATTTCTAACTTCTCCAGCAACAACTGCAAATCCTTTTCCTGCTTCTCCCGCAGTTGCAGCTTCAACGGCTGCATTTAATGAAAGAATATTTGTTTGGAATGCTATTTGATCTATTACCTCAATAGCTTCATTTATAGAGCTAACTTCTTTATTAATATCATCCATAGATTTAGCAGTTTGATTTGCCAATTCTTGACCTTTTTGTGCTGAAACACTTAGCTCTTGAGCCAGTTTTGACATTTTTATTGTTGATTGAGTATTTGCTTGAATTGTTGCTGTTATCTCTTCAAGAGCAGCTGCAGTTTCTTCAAGACTAGCAGCTTGTTTGCTTGAAGAACTTTTAAGTTCCAAAGATGTATCTGAAAGTGTTTGAGTACTATTTTTTAAACTATTTCCAGTATTCATAACAATAGCTAAAAGTTCTGATGTATTATTTCCTACTAGATTTATTCCACTAGTAAGTGAGCCTAAATTTCCAAAAATAGTATCATCTTTTAATACATAATCATATTTTGATTCAGCATATTGTCTTAATGCTTCATTTATATTATCAAGAGTATCTTTTGTTTTTTCAATCATAACATTTAGTTTATTTTTTAAATCTTCAACATGATGATTTGAAGCTGTATTATGAACTTTATATACAAAAAACCCATTTGCAGTTTTTTCTATTACATCATTTGCTTCTTCAATTACAATTTCATCTTGTTTTAAACCTTCTCTTACTTTATCCATATAAGAGTTGAAAAGTGCTGCAACATCTCCTATCTCATCATTAGATTTTACTTTCAAAGTAATATTTGTATCATTTGAATGAAGTAGATTACTAAAACCTTCTTTTAATATCTCTATAGAGTTTGTTGCTTTTTTTACGATAAAAAATATTAAAATAATTGTAAGTAATCCTAAAATAGCAGAAGTAAAAGAGATCTCTTTTAGAAGTGATTGAATTCTTTTGTCTGTCTCTTCAAGAGAAAAAGTAAGGTCCATAACTCCAATTACATCTCCTACATTTTGATTTGCATGACAAGCCATACATTCAGGTGTAGCAATCATTGGTTTTATCATTCTTATAGTATGACCATTTTCATCATTTGTTTGAATTATTTGATTCTCTTTTGAATCAAAACTTTTTAATATTTGTGGGTCATCTGTAAATGGAGTATCAACAGAGTATAGCTCCATTAGTTCTCTACTTTTTGCGACTGTTAGATTTTTTACACCTCTTATTTCTCTTGCTTCATTTTCTGCTTTTTGGATAAGTGCTGGATCTCCAGTATTCATTGTATTTCTTAAGGTTTGAAATATGGAAGCATTTAACATTTCTAAACTATCTTTTGCATTTGCTATTGAATCTTTTGTAACTTTTGTTGTAGTAGAATAAACTATAACTAAACTGCTAATAGACATCAGTAAAAATAGTGCAAATATAATCTTGCTGCTAATCTTTTTTGTTATAAAATCAAGCATATTAAAACCCTTATTTTTTAAGTGGAATTATTATATACTTTAAAATATTTAAAAAGTATTAAATAGGAGTTTAGTTTTCTAAATTAAGCACTCTTTATAAAAATGATAATAAAAAATAAAGTGAGAACATAGTGATAGTAGGATTAGTTGGTAGAGTTGTTAAAAAAGAACCAACATCGCTTCAGCTTAATGTTGGTGGTGTTATATATGAAGTTTTTGTATCTTTAAATTGTAGTTCAAAAATTATTTCAGATGAAATAACTCTTGAAATAACGGAGATAATAAGAGAAGATGCACACAACTTATATGGTTTTTTGGATAGTAATGAGAAAAAATTATTTGATACAGTTATAAAAATAAATGGAGTTGGTCCAAAAGTAGCACTTGCAATTTGTTCAACATTTACTCCTAGTTCATTTGCCCAAATTGTTACTTCAAATGATGTAAATATGCTAAAAAGAGTTCCAGGAATTGGACCAAAGGGTGCAAGTAGAATTTTGGTTGAGCTTAGTGGTTTTATTGTAGATGGAGCAAGTAATGATGAAGCGACAAATATAAATATTGAAGCTTCGTTGGCTTTGGAAAGTTTAGGATTTAAAAAAGATATTGTGACAACAATTTTAAAATCTTGTACAAGCACTACTACAGCTGAGTTAGTTCGTGAAGCACTTAGAAAATTACAAAAATAGATAAAGGGAAATAATTATGAAAATAGCAATACTTTTTGGTGGTTTGAGTTTTGAGCATGAGATTTCAATAGTGAGTTCTATTGCTATGAAAGATGTTTTAAAAGATGAGTTGATATATTTTTATATTGATGCAAAAAGAGATATTTATGAAATTCCAACACAGAAGATAAATTCAAAACTTTTTAGTAGTGGAGAGTATAAAAAATTTGATAAAGTTTATTTCAAAAAAGGTGGTTTTTATAAAATTTCTGGATTTTTTAAAAAAGAACAAAATATAGATTTTGATGTAGTTTTAAATCTATCTCATGGTGGAGATGGAGAAGATGGAGTTTTATCATCTATTTTGGATTTCTATAATATCCCTTTTATAGCTCCAAGAACTGAAGCTTGTGTTGTTAGTTCAAATAAATTCATCACAAAAGGTTATGCAAAAAGTGTTGGAGTAAATGTATTAGATTACAAATATTTTACAAAAAAAGATAGTGTAAAAGTTGATATGTTTCCAGTTATTTTAAAACCAGTTAAACTAGGAAGTTCTATAGGTGTTTCTATTGTAAAAAGTCAAGAAGAGTTATCTTATGCACTTGATGTTGCTTTTGAATTTGATGATGCTATTATAATCGAGCCATTTATTAGTGGAGTTAAAGAGTATAATTTAGCTGGAACAAAAGTAAATGGAGAGTTTATATTCTCAATTATTGAAGAGCCACAAAAAGCTGAATTTTTAGATTTTGATAAAAAATATTTAGATTTTTCAAGAACTTCAAAAGCAAAAGAGGTTGATTTGGGTGATAAATTAAATTTAGAGATTAAAGAGAGTTTCAAGAATTTATATAACACACTTTTTGAAGGTTCAATAATAAGATGTGATTTTTTTGTAATAGATAATAAAGTTTATTTAAATGAAATAAATTCAATTCCAGGATCTATGGCAAACTATTTATTTTCTGATTTCCAAGATTTATTTACAAAAGTTGCTTCAACTCTTCCTGCAAAAAAAGAGATACCTATAAACTTTGAGTATGTAAATAAAATCCAAGTTGCAAAAGGAAAATAAATTTGGCTATTAAAAATATCGTAGTTGATGGTAAAAATTTTGATTTATCTTATGATTTAATTAATACTACAAAAACAGAAGATATTTTGTTTTTACATGGTTGGGGTTCAAATAAAGATATTATGAAAAGTGCGTTTTCAAATTATTTAAAAGATTATAGACATATTTATCTTGATATGTCAGGTTTTGGTAAAAGCCCAAACAACTACGTTTTGACTACAAATGATTACTCAAAAATTACAAAAGAGTTTTTAAACTCTATAAATTCAAATTGTAAAGTTATTTTTGGTCACTCTTTTGGTGGCAAAGTAGCTACTTTATTGGATCCAAAAAATTTAGTTCTATTAAGTAGTGCTGGAATTTTAGAAGAGAAGCCAATAAAGGTAAAAATAAAAATATTTTTTGCAAAACTTTTAAATAGTTTAGGTTTAAAAAACTTTACAAAAGTTTTTAGAAGTAAAGATGTGGATAAAATGAGTGAAAATATGTATGCTACTTTTAAAAATGTTGTAGATGAAGATTTCTCTTCATATTTTTCAAATTTCAAAAATAGTGCTTTGATTTTTTGGGGAGAAGATGATATTGCTACATCTTTAAAATCTGGAGAAAAAATAGCAAGTTTGATTAAAAAATCAGTTTTTACTTCATATAGTGGTGACCACTATTTTTTCTTAAAACACGCAAAAAATATATGTGAAAGAGTAGAAAATGGAATATCTTAGTATAGTTACTAAAATTGTTTTAAGTTTTAGTTTGGGTTGGTATTTGATTACTAACTTACAGTGGTACAACTATAAATTAAGCAGAGTTATATTTAAACACCACAAATGGCAGTGGCATTTAACATTTTTTATCTCTCCAATAGTTCTGTTTTTTCTAATTCCTAGCCCATATTTTGATATATACTTTTTTGTTTTATATTTTGTAAGCTTTATTTTATGGAATAGAAAACTTGATAGAAGTTTAGTTCTTACAAGTAGAGTAAAAAGATTTTTGACTATTTTACTAATAACACTTTTTACTCAAATTTCATTATGTTTAGATGATGATTTTTGTGCAAAAGTAACTCTGTTTTTAACTCTTATTGTGACATTAATTTTTTCAAATATTATAGAAAAGATACTGTTTTTAGCTTTTAAAAATAGAGCAAAAAAGAGATTATTAGAAAACAAAGATTTAAAAATTATTGCAATTACAGCATCTTATGGAAAAACATCTATAAAAAACTTTTTACATCATGTTTTAAAAAATCACTTCAAAACATATAAAACTCCAAGAAGTGTAAATACAATTGTAGGGCTTGTTCTTGATGTAAATAAAGATTTACCAAAAGATACACAAATATATATAGCAGAAGCAGGGGCAAGAGTAAGAGGTGATATAAAAACGATAGCAAACTTTTTAGAGCCACAAATTGCTATTATAGGAAGTGTTGGAGAACAGCATATTGAATATTTTAAAACTTTAGAAAATATTAAAAATACAAAAAAAGAGCTTTTGTTGTCTCCAAGACTACAAAAAGCATTTGTTCATAGTAGTGCAAATGTTACTCAAAGTGAAAAAATAGAGGAGTTTCCAAACAATCTTCATATAGTAAAAAGTAATCTTGATGGACTTTGGTTTGATATGGAATTAAATGGAAAAATTGAGCATTTTTATGCTCCAATTTTAGGAAGTTTCAATGCTATAAATTTAGCAGCAGTTGTTTTAGTAGCAACTCATTTAGGAATGAGTGTTTTAGAGATAAATGAAGCTTTAACAACTTTACCACAAGTAGAACACAGACTTCAAAAAATTGAAGCAAACGGAAAAATTATAATAGATGACTCTTTTAATGGAAATCTTGAAGGAATGTTAGAAGCTATTAATATTTCTTCAAAC from the Aliarcobacter cryaerophilus ATCC 43158 genome contains:
- the ruvA gene encoding Holliday junction branch migration protein RuvA; this encodes MIVGLVGRVVKKEPTSLQLNVGGVIYEVFVSLNCSSKIISDEITLEITEIIREDAHNLYGFLDSNEKKLFDTVIKINGVGPKVALAICSTFTPSSFAQIVTSNDVNMLKRVPGIGPKGASRILVELSGFIVDGASNDEATNINIEASLALESLGFKKDIVTTILKSCTSTTTAELVREALRKLQK
- a CDS encoding D-alanine--D-alanine ligase, with amino-acid sequence MKIAILFGGLSFEHEISIVSSIAMKDVLKDELIYFYIDAKRDIYEIPTQKINSKLFSSGEYKKFDKVYFKKGGFYKISGFFKKEQNIDFDVVLNLSHGGDGEDGVLSSILDFYNIPFIAPRTEACVVSSNKFITKGYAKSVGVNVLDYKYFTKKDSVKVDMFPVILKPVKLGSSIGVSIVKSQEELSYALDVAFEFDDAIIIEPFISGVKEYNLAGTKVNGEFIFSIIEEPQKAEFLDFDKKYLDFSRTSKAKEVDLGDKLNLEIKESFKNLYNTLFEGSIIRCDFFVIDNKVYLNEINSIPGSMANYLFSDFQDLFTKVASTLPAKKEIPINFEYVNKIQVAKGK
- a CDS encoding Mur ligase family protein is translated as MEYLSIVTKIVLSFSLGWYLITNLQWYNYKLSRVIFKHHKWQWHLTFFISPIVLFFLIPSPYFDIYFFVLYFVSFILWNRKLDRSLVLTSRVKRFLTILLITLFTQISLCLDDDFCAKVTLFLTLIVTLIFSNIIEKILFLAFKNRAKKRLLENKDLKIIAITASYGKTSIKNFLHHVLKNHFKTYKTPRSVNTIVGLVLDVNKDLPKDTQIYIAEAGARVRGDIKTIANFLEPQIAIIGSVGEQHIEYFKTLENIKNTKKELLLSPRLQKAFVHSSANVTQSEKIEEFPNNLHIVKSNLDGLWFDMELNGKIEHFYAPILGSFNAINLAAVVLVATHLGMSVLEINEALTTLPQVEHRLQKIEANGKIIIDDSFNGNLEGMLEAINISSNYNGRKIIITPGLVESTDSANILLAKQIDKVFDFIIITGTLNANILKANINEDKVFVLKDKTMLETTLARTTKSGDLILFANDAPNFI
- a CDS encoding alpha/beta fold hydrolase; this encodes MAIKNIVVDGKNFDLSYDLINTTKTEDILFLHGWGSNKDIMKSAFSNYLKDYRHIYLDMSGFGKSPNNYVLTTNDYSKITKEFLNSINSNCKVIFGHSFGGKVATLLDPKNLVLLSSAGILEEKPIKVKIKIFFAKLLNSLGLKNFTKVFRSKDVDKMSENMYATFKNVVDEDFSSYFSNFKNSALIFWGEDDIATSLKSGEKIASLIKKSVFTSYSGDHYFFLKHAKNICERVENGIS
- a CDS encoding methyl-accepting chemotaxis protein — translated: MLDFITKKISSKIIFALFLLMSISSLVIVYSTTTKVTKDSIANAKDSLEMLNASIFQTLRNTMNTGDPALIQKAENEAREIRGVKNLTVAKSRELMELYSVDTPFTDDPQILKSFDSKENQIIQTNDENGHTIRMIKPMIATPECMACHANQNVGDVIGVMDLTFSLEETDKRIQSLLKEISFTSAILGLLTIILIFFIVKKATNSIEILKEGFSNLLHSNDTNITLKVKSNDEIGDVAALFNSYMDKVREGLKQDEIVIEEANDVIEKTANGFFVYKVHNTASNHHVEDLKNKLNVMIEKTKDTLDNINEALRQYAESKYDYVLKDDTIFGNLGSLTSGINLVGNNTSELLAIVMNTGNSLKNSTQTLSDTSLELKSSSSKQAASLEETAAALEEITATIQANTQSTIKMSKLAQELSVSAQKGQELANQTAKSMDDINKEVSSINEAIEVIDQIAFQTNILSLNAAVEAATAGEAGKGFAVVAGEVRNLANRSAQAAKEIKDIVEKASSKANNGKSIANNMIDGYSELNSSISNTLVTIENVATASKEQESGILQINDAISSLDASTQKNAQVAEQISNMATSIAYTSNYLVTASSRTSFIKDSLDKVDNVDLVYDTALLKTNLLKKKDEVYSKLGDYKNFNVIDDNSIKDWLNSNDNASKILDKKLLENIKVLDTTFYKNLQDLVISNSNADKPEILNIKASAAEKCTTEIFKSLDDIKFSKKS